From Paralcaligenes sp. KSB-10:
GCTGCCGCTTGCACCGATACGCCCGCGCACCAAGGCCATGCCAAGCTCGGGCGCCCGTATGATGCAATACTCGGCCTGCCTCAGTTCCGCGTCATACGCATCCAGGCGCTTGCCGGCACGGGCAAGCACACTCATCCATTGCTGGCGGGCAATCGTATCGGGACTAGAAATCATGACTGGGTTCTCCTTCGGGAATGATTTGGTACTGGAAGCGGTCCGCGCGGCTGATCGAATACGACAACTCGAATGGCGCGCCGTCCGCGTCGCTGGAAAGCGTTTGAACATTCAAGACGGCAGCGCGCTGTGGCATCAACAGCTGCGCCGCGTCTTTTTGGGCCGGCAGCCCCGCTCCGATCAAACTGAACACTCGCTTGAGAAAGACGTTCTGCCCCTCCAGATGCGAGCGCACGGACCCGCCTCGGTATGTTTCAAGCAGGTGTTCCTGGCGTGTCGCAAAGCAATGCCGGATCAGGCTGATGGGCTGCCCTCCCAGCAGGCGCAGCGTATGAAGCTCGATGATGGCTTCATCGCGATTCGGTGCCAGATGCCTGGCCTCCTCCGGACTCGCCTGGCGCCTGTGGCGATGCAGCAAGACCGCCTCGGACTGCAGTCCCATCTTTGTCAGCGCCTTGCTGTAAGTGCTGTGTGCATGCACCGGATAGACGATCGGCCGGGCCAGCACCCGTGCACGGCGGCCTTGCTGCCGCACCACACGCCCCTCGTCCACCAGCACGTCCAAGGCGCGCCGCAAAGTGTGTCGATTGACACTGAAACGATTCGCCAGTTGCGTTTCGGACGGCAAGTCATCGCCTGGCACGCAGTCGTCCAGTTCGTGACGCAATGCATCGGCCAGCTCGATATACCTGGGATCCGACTGTCTAGACAAGTTCATGGTTGCGAGAGGCATCGTCGTGCCCTGGTTCCTAGATAAAGCGCTTGCGCAGCCGCTGCGAAATAATATCTATCGCACTGACTACGGCAATAATGATGATCAGGATCGCGCAGGTCTGATTCATCTGGAAGCCGCGTATCGCCTCCCAGAGGGTTACGCCTATGCCCCCCGCTCCGACCATGCCAACCACGGTGGCCGAGCGTACATTCGATTCGAAGCGATAGAGCGAATACGAGATCCACAAGGGCAAGACCTGCGGGATGACTCCAAAAATGACTTCCTGCAACGCGCTCGATCCTGTGGCTCGAACACCTTCGACCGGCCCCCTGTCTATGGCCTCCACCGCCTCGGCAAACAGCTTGGCCAATACGCCTGTGGTACCGATGAAAAGCGCCATGACTCCCGCAAAAGGACCCAGCCCAACGGCGACCACAAACAACATGGCAAAGACCATTTCATTGATCGAGCGGCAGGCATCCATGACCCGTCGCACCGGCTGGCAAATCCACCAAGGCGAAATATTCTCCGAGCACAAGATACCCAGCGGAACGGAACACACTATGGCCAATGTCGTGCCCCACACCGCAATCTGTACAGTCACCAGCATTTCCGCCAGATACAGACGCCAGTAATGGAAATCGGGAGGGAAAAAATCGGCGGCAAACACCCGCATATTGTTCCCATCGCGCCACAGCATGAGAGGATTCATTTCCGCTCCATGCCACGACCAGGCCAACAGGATTGCCACGAGAAGCCAAACCAACCATTGCCGCCAGTTGCGCTGGCCGCTCAGTTCCGCCGCGGCGTTGGAAGTCAGGGTGGTCATAAATGAGATAGCGCCTATAAGAACTCTGTTGCCGGGCGCAAAGCCGGTGCCTTGCACCCGGGCTAGGCCGGATCGACCTGCTTCCCTGTCTAGCCCGCCTTGGCGGATTTTTCGAGAGAACTGATGCGCGCGGACAATTTATCCAGGCTCGCATCGATTTCTTTCAATTTCCCGGCCTTTTCGCTCGCATCCATATGGGCATCCGCGGTGATGCGGCTGCGTTGCTTGAACAATTCCAGCTGGCGAATCGGCAAAAGCTGATCATCGCCGGACTTGCGGAATTGGCCCCACTGCAGGGATGCCAAAACTTTCTTTTCCTCAGGCGTGGCGCCATATGTCATGAAGAAACTACGGATCTTGCTCTTGGTGTCTTCGGGCAGATTTTTACGCCATACGATGGGGTCGGATGGAATCAGCGGCGACTTCCAGATCACTTTCAGCTGGGCTGCCTTGTCGGGATGCGTCAATTTCAGGCGATCCATTGCTTCTGTATTGAAGGTCGCCACGTCAACCTGCTTGTTGGCGACGCCCAGTCCATTGACCTCGTGGCTGGAATTCAATGTCCGTTTGAAAATCTTGGCTGCGTCCACATGGTTTTTTGCGAAAACGTAATAACTGGGAACCAGATAACCCGATGTCGAATTGGGGTCGCCGTTGCCGAACGAAAGATTCTTGGCGTTTTTCAACATATCCTCGACCGAATTGATCGGGCTGCCTTTATTGACGATCAACAAGCTCCAGTAACCGGGGTCGCCATTGGCAGCCACTGTTTGCGCGAATATTTCACCGCCGGCTCGATCCACAGCCTCCATGGCCGACTTATTGCCATACCAGGCAACATCGACCTTGTTGAAGCGCATGCCCTGAATAATTCCGGCATAGTCCGGAGCAAAGAAGGCATTGATCTTCATGCCGATCTTTTTGCTCATGTCGGCCAGGAAAGGATCCCAGATAGTCTTCAGATTCTGCGAAGACTCGGTCGATATAATGCCGAAATTCAGTTCCTTCAAGTCAGCCGCATGGGGGGCCGTCCCGAATGCCGCCGCGCTAAAAAGAGCGGCACCGAAGAATAATCGCTGCATGGGTCTAAACATGTGAACACTCCTGTGGTATCGCCGGCCTGTCTAGACAGGTCCGGTAAAAAAAATGGCCTGTCTCGCCATTGAGAGATCAGGCCGCAATCAAAGCCATGGAAGGCGCTGACTGCGCCTGCCGTGCCTTGTTCCCGGAAGAAAACAATAAAGAGGTATCCAGGTCCCCACCGTACAGCTCATTCAAAAACTCGCCGTTCAGCGCATTGGTGGAGCC
This genomic window contains:
- a CDS encoding GntR family transcriptional regulator, whose translation is MNLSRQSDPRYIELADALRHELDDCVPGDDLPSETQLANRFSVNRHTLRRALDVLVDEGRVVRQQGRRARVLARPIVYPVHAHSTYSKALTKMGLQSEAVLLHRHRRQASPEEARHLAPNRDEAIIELHTLRLLGGQPISLIRHCFATRQEHLLETYRGGSVRSHLEGQNVFLKRVFSLIGAGLPAQKDAAQLLMPQRAAVLNVQTLSSDADGAPFELSYSISRADRFQYQIIPEGEPSHDF
- the phnD gene encoding phosphonate ABC transporter substrate-binding protein, whose translation is MFRPMQRLFFGAALFSAAAFGTAPHAADLKELNFGIISTESSQNLKTIWDPFLADMSKKIGMKINAFFAPDYAGIIQGMRFNKVDVAWYGNKSAMEAVDRAGGEIFAQTVAANGDPGYWSLLIVNKGSPINSVEDMLKNAKNLSFGNGDPNSTSGYLVPSYYVFAKNHVDAAKIFKRTLNSSHEVNGLGVANKQVDVATFNTEAMDRLKLTHPDKAAQLKVIWKSPLIPSDPIVWRKNLPEDTKSKIRSFFMTYGATPEEKKVLASLQWGQFRKSGDDQLLPIRQLELFKQRSRITADAHMDASEKAGKLKEIDASLDKLSARISSLEKSAKAG
- the phnE gene encoding phosphonate ABC transporter, permease protein PhnE; its protein translation is MTTLTSNAAAELSGQRNWRQWLVWLLVAILLAWSWHGAEMNPLMLWRDGNNMRVFAADFFPPDFHYWRLYLAEMLVTVQIAVWGTTLAIVCSVPLGILCSENISPWWICQPVRRVMDACRSINEMVFAMLFVVAVGLGPFAGVMALFIGTTGVLAKLFAEAVEAIDRGPVEGVRATGSSALQEVIFGVIPQVLPLWISYSLYRFESNVRSATVVGMVGAGGIGVTLWEAIRGFQMNQTCAILIIIIAVVSAIDIISQRLRKRFI